From the genome of Spinacia oleracea cultivar Varoflay chromosome 2, BTI_SOV_V1, whole genome shotgun sequence, one region includes:
- the LOC110797924 gene encoding stress-response A/B barrel domain-containing protein UP3, protein MLCATTRPLFNSPATHFTTRHPLLRRYSPSCTTRITMSSTPSPSTIEHIVLFNVKPTADATQLSAMVNGLNGLNTLPMVLYLTAGKLHRDRSSSLSFTHMLHSRYRTKEDLANYSAHQDHLSVVRSSVLPICDDLLAVDWVAGNLEGPIGVKPGSAMRLQLVKLKEGLEETKKREVFDVISGLKEKTSGIEQLTYGENFSPARAKGFEICSIGVFGGIKELDSLESDSEIAKEKDKVRDSIDSLVIVDYVVPPSPSNL, encoded by the coding sequence ATGCTCTGTGCAACAACTCGCCCACTATTCAACTCACCAGCCACCCACTTCACCACGCGCCACCCTCTCCTCCGCCGCTATTCTCCCTCCTGCACCACTCGAATCACAATGTCCTCCACCCCTTCACCATCAACCATCGAACACATTGTCCTCTTCAACGTAAAACCCACCGCAGACGCCACCCAACTCTCCGCCATGGTCAACGGTCTAAACGGCCTTAACACCCTCCCAATGGTCCTCTACCTCACCGCCGGAAAACTCCACCGCGACCGCTCATCCTCTCTCTCCTTCACCCACATGCTTCACAGCAGGTACCGCACAAAAGAAGATCTAGCCAACTACTCCGCCCACCAGGATCATCTCTCCGTCGTCCGAAGCAGCGTTTTGCCTATCTGCGACGATTTATTGGCCGTAGATTGGGTGGCGGGGAATCTCGAGGGTCCGATTGGGGTTAAACCCGGTTCCGCCATGAGGCTTCAGCTTGTCAAGCTTAAGGAAGGGTTAGAAGAGACAAAAAAGAGGGAAGTATTTGAtgtgattagtggattgaaggAGAAAACGAGCGGAATTGAGCAATTAACTTATGGGGAGAACTTTTCGCCGGCGAGAGCGAAAGGGTTTGAGATTTGTTCAATTGGGGTTTTTGGTGGGATTAAGGAATTGGATTCTTTGGAATCGGATTCTGAAATTGCTAAAGAGAAAGACAAGGTTAGGGATTCTATTGATTCTCTTGTCATTGTTGATTATGTTGTTCCACCTTCGCCTTCAAATCTTTGA